The Sporosarcina ureae genome includes a region encoding these proteins:
- a CDS encoding purine-cytosine permease family protein, protein MTTEKEKVLGTIEDVDTEKDYSLDRVPLEDRNKGWLSITNITFGIATAIFYFQMGSVMALQFGAPNAIVSAIYAIIVAGLLGTVIAYLSAKSGMNVNLLSRSGGFGYIGSSLTSLIYASNFIMYCAFEGLILVSAVHYFTPDFPKWILIVIFGTLVIPLNWFGIEQLDKLQKWSMPVFMIFLVAAIVVSFIKPAVYTGSVFSYMPEGVQFGGTALLFCIGMHNGIMGLTALLASDYARFLKPSDRKFGSIAIGFIPQIFCYGVMGGLGIWFGVRFLEKDPGVYIVLLLGIGGALFTMLTQLRINVTNIYSSSLSLSNFFENVFRFTPGRRFWVVISATSAILLMLGGIVDHLDTVMTFQGVFLFSWAAILVTDALVVKKWLKIGPTYYVSRQEYLYKWNPVGVASLLIASTFGAIAASGYLGIFLQSTAAFVASILAAILTVVIAIYTKGKYYLVREPNDITADDKLG, encoded by the coding sequence ATGACAACAGAAAAAGAAAAAGTACTGGGGACTATAGAAGATGTTGACACAGAAAAGGATTATTCCTTAGATCGTGTACCTTTAGAAGACCGTAATAAAGGTTGGCTGAGCATTACGAACATTACGTTCGGGATTGCAACTGCCATCTTTTATTTTCAAATGGGTAGCGTCATGGCTTTGCAATTCGGTGCACCAAACGCTATCGTTTCGGCTATTTACGCCATCATAGTAGCTGGATTGCTTGGTACTGTGATTGCCTATTTATCCGCAAAATCAGGCATGAATGTTAACCTTTTATCACGGAGTGGTGGATTTGGTTATATTGGCTCTTCGCTAACTTCATTAATATACGCCTCAAACTTTATTATGTATTGTGCGTTTGAAGGGTTGATTCTAGTATCTGCAGTTCACTATTTCACGCCTGACTTTCCTAAGTGGATTTTGATTGTGATTTTCGGAACGCTTGTTATTCCACTGAACTGGTTCGGAATCGAGCAGCTGGACAAACTTCAAAAATGGTCCATGCCAGTATTTATGATATTCCTAGTTGCCGCGATTGTCGTTTCGTTCATCAAACCGGCAGTTTACACTGGATCTGTGTTCTCCTATATGCCTGAAGGTGTTCAGTTTGGAGGGACAGCATTATTGTTCTGTATCGGGATGCACAATGGAATTATGGGACTGACTGCTCTACTAGCTTCAGACTATGCTCGTTTCCTAAAACCATCTGATCGAAAATTCGGTTCAATTGCAATCGGTTTCATTCCACAGATTTTCTGTTATGGAGTAATGGGCGGACTTGGTATTTGGTTCGGTGTGCGATTCTTAGAAAAAGATCCCGGTGTATACATCGTCTTATTGCTAGGAATTGGCGGTGCATTATTTACGATGCTGACACAGTTACGAATTAACGTAACCAATATATACAGTAGCTCCCTTTCGCTATCAAACTTCTTTGAGAATGTATTTCGGTTCACGCCTGGCCGTAGATTCTGGGTAGTCATCTCAGCTACAAGTGCGATTTTACTGATGCTTGGTGGAATCGTAGATCATCTAGATACTGTCATGACTTTCCAAGGTGTGTTTCTATTTTCCTGGGCTGCCATTCTGGTGACGGATGCATTGGTTGTCAAAAAGTGGTTGAAGATCGGTCCAACTTATTATGTATCGAGGCAAGAATATTTGTATAAATGGAATCCTGTCGGTGTCGCTTCGTTACTAATAGCCAGTACATTTGGGGCCATCGCAGCGTCTGGTTATCTCGGCATATTCCTGCAATCTACAGCCGCATTCGTCGCTTCCATACTGGCCGCGATATTGACAGTAGTAATCGCTATATATACAAAAGGTAAATATTACTTAGTACGTGAACCAAATGATATTACAGCAGATGATAAATTAGGGTAA
- a CDS encoding flavin reductase family protein produces MKKEEQQNLFKEIMGNYPTGVTVVTAVTEDGTPVGLTVNSFASVSLDPMLLLWSIDHKVSSIKAFTEGGKFAVHVLAGDQKELCSTFASRVEDRFSTCKWEMSDNGVPIIEDAFGVFECKTFQTIEAGDHTIIIGEVVDLQVEKNKDPMLYHRRVFGSVPPVFYQQDDKA; encoded by the coding sequence ATGAAAAAAGAAGAACAACAGAATCTATTTAAAGAAATTATGGGGAATTATCCAACTGGTGTAACAGTTGTTACTGCAGTAACTGAAGATGGTACACCAGTTGGACTGACGGTAAACTCGTTCGCTTCCGTATCTTTGGATCCAATGCTTCTCTTATGGTCTATTGATCATAAGGTATCTTCCATAAAAGCATTCACAGAAGGTGGCAAATTTGCTGTACACGTACTTGCGGGAGATCAAAAAGAGCTATGTAGTACATTCGCGAGCCGTGTAGAAGATCGTTTCTCTACTTGTAAATGGGAAATGTCGGACAATGGCGTACCCATTATTGAAGATGCATTCGGGGTGTTTGAGTGTAAGACTTTCCAAACGATTGAAGCGGGAGACCACACGATCATTATTGGAGAAGTAGTAGATCTTCAAGTAGAGAAAAATAAAGATCCTATGCTATATCACCGTAGAGTGTTTGGATCTGTGCCACCTGTTTTTTATCAACAAGATGACAAAGCATGA
- a CDS encoding gluconate 2-dehydrogenase subunit 3 family protein: MTEPRQPEDTQNGISRRNFMKNTGLLAGGLVGGTLFGGLLTNQLQKPGESTDSGKEDGHLLEARIFFSNSEDFLILSAATERLFPKDDLGPGAIELGVPYFIDRQLAGEWGTNAKEYMKGPFLQTGAVDAYENQEDMDQDKGPNAETQIPTPAVRYQTPMTRGEIFLEGVHALEKTAQEKFETNFPKLESEQQDEILQMFEEGKARMNGVASTTFFNLLLQTTIEGAYADPVYGGNRNMDGWRMKEYPGPRMSYTAEIEAEDFIVMKPESLRNYQGH; this comes from the coding sequence GTGACAGAACCTAGACAACCTGAAGATACACAAAATGGGATCAGTCGTAGAAATTTCATGAAAAATACCGGCTTATTGGCTGGAGGTCTAGTTGGTGGAACATTATTCGGTGGTCTATTGACTAATCAGCTCCAAAAACCAGGCGAATCTACAGACTCAGGGAAAGAAGATGGCCATTTACTCGAAGCACGGATATTTTTCAGTAATAGCGAGGACTTTCTTATCCTATCCGCTGCTACTGAAAGGTTATTTCCGAAAGACGATTTAGGCCCAGGCGCTATTGAACTAGGCGTACCCTACTTTATCGACCGACAACTTGCCGGCGAATGGGGTACGAACGCAAAGGAATATATGAAAGGGCCGTTTTTGCAGACAGGTGCCGTCGATGCATATGAAAACCAAGAAGACATGGACCAAGACAAAGGACCCAATGCTGAAACGCAAATACCTACACCAGCCGTTAGATATCAAACTCCTATGACAAGAGGAGAGATCTTCCTAGAAGGTGTACATGCATTAGAAAAAACAGCACAGGAGAAATTCGAAACGAATTTTCCTAAGCTAGAGTCAGAGCAACAAGATGAAATTTTGCAGATGTTCGAAGAGGGAAAAGCGAGGATGAACGGAGTTGCTTCGACGACGTTCTTCAATCTACTATTACAAACCACTATAGAAGGTGCGTATGCTGACCCAGTCTATGGCGGGAACCGCAATATGGACGGCTGGAGGATGAAGGAATACCCTGGTCCGCGTATGAGCTACACGGCAGAAATTGAAGCAGAAGACTTCATCGTAATGAAACCTGAAAGTTTACGGAATTACCAAGGACACTGA
- a CDS encoding GMC family oxidoreductase, whose amino-acid sequence MAKKLKKVDVVVVGSGWAGGVVSAELAKAGYQVVTLERGKKQDRQDYIGVKDELRYTNRYEMMQNLSPETITSRVKMEDTALPVRTRAEMMAGTDLGGGSVHWAGATYRWRAIDFELRSKTIERYGKEKIPEGMTIQDWGITYDEMEPYYDKWEKTAGISGEPDPLGDKRSNDYPNPPMLASPAVKLFKETAERMGYHPFQVASGNLSQAYTNPDGEKLNACMFCSYCTMYGCDFTAKSDPLATVIPTARKSGNCEIRTNSLVRRVLHQNGKATGVMFTDTRTGIEYEQPADVVVLGAFSFTNNRLLMLSEIGTQYDPTTRKGTIGRNFNGQFNITFLGARGFFEKKKFNLYAGAGALGGTMSDFAGDNFDHSNVDFINGGGIELRQYGDGAISSNHVPRGTPKWGSEFKKNSVHYANRSLVAWYTPAVMSWWHNYVDLDPTYKDEYGDPLLRITNRYTDHDRNMAKFGIEKCSEIMKEMGADIVDEDEVPEEFDHIYSGGHYAGGIIMGADPETSAVNNYLQMWEMDNLFVVGGSAFPQFGGHHPTSTIGALAYRAAEGVEKYLKEGGQLAEAKQQTLNA is encoded by the coding sequence ATGGCGAAAAAATTAAAAAAAGTAGATGTAGTTGTAGTCGGAAGCGGTTGGGCAGGAGGAGTAGTTTCTGCCGAGCTAGCGAAAGCCGGCTATCAAGTAGTCACGCTGGAACGGGGTAAAAAGCAGGACCGACAAGACTATATTGGTGTTAAAGATGAATTACGTTATACAAATCGTTACGAGATGATGCAAAATCTATCACCTGAAACCATTACATCACGGGTGAAAATGGAAGACACCGCTCTTCCTGTCCGCACGAGAGCAGAAATGATGGCTGGGACTGATTTAGGTGGAGGTAGTGTGCACTGGGCAGGTGCTACATATCGCTGGAGGGCTATCGACTTTGAATTACGTTCAAAGACTATTGAACGGTATGGCAAAGAAAAAATTCCTGAAGGCATGACGATTCAAGACTGGGGTATCACGTATGATGAAATGGAACCTTATTACGATAAATGGGAGAAAACTGCTGGAATTTCAGGAGAGCCTGATCCGCTTGGCGACAAGCGTTCAAATGATTATCCTAACCCTCCTATGCTTGCATCACCTGCCGTGAAATTGTTTAAAGAAACAGCAGAGAGAATGGGTTACCATCCATTCCAAGTTGCTTCCGGTAACTTATCACAAGCCTACACTAATCCCGACGGTGAAAAATTAAATGCTTGTATGTTCTGCTCTTATTGTACGATGTACGGCTGTGATTTTACGGCTAAATCAGACCCATTGGCTACTGTTATTCCAACAGCACGAAAATCTGGAAACTGCGAAATTCGTACCAATTCTTTAGTACGACGTGTACTGCATCAAAATGGTAAAGCAACCGGTGTAATGTTTACTGATACACGAACAGGTATTGAATATGAACAACCAGCAGACGTTGTCGTACTAGGTGCATTTTCATTCACCAACAATCGCTTGTTGATGCTTTCAGAAATCGGGACGCAGTATGATCCAACAACACGCAAAGGAACCATTGGACGTAATTTTAATGGACAATTCAATATTACATTCTTAGGAGCAAGAGGGTTCTTTGAAAAGAAGAAGTTCAACCTCTACGCGGGCGCAGGTGCTCTTGGTGGTACTATGAGTGACTTTGCAGGTGATAACTTTGATCACTCTAATGTAGACTTCATAAATGGTGGCGGTATAGAATTACGACAATATGGCGACGGAGCTATTTCATCAAACCATGTCCCACGTGGCACGCCAAAATGGGGATCTGAGTTTAAGAAGAATTCGGTCCATTATGCGAACCGTTCGCTAGTAGCATGGTATACACCCGCTGTTATGTCATGGTGGCATAATTATGTAGATTTAGACCCCACATACAAAGATGAATACGGAGATCCCTTATTACGTATTACGAATCGTTACACGGATCATGACCGGAATATGGCCAAATTCGGGATTGAAAAGTGTAGTGAAATCATGAAAGAAATGGGTGCTGATATCGTCGATGAAGATGAAGTGCCTGAAGAGTTCGATCATATATATTCAGGTGGTCATTATGCGGGCGGAATTATTATGGGAGCCGACCCTGAAACCTCCGCAGTGAATAACTATCTTCAAATGTGGGAAATGGATAACTTATTCGTAGTAGGCGGTTCAGCGTTCCCTCAATTCGGAGGACATCACCCCACTTCAACCATCGGTGCATTGGCATATCGTGCAGCTGAAGGTGTAGAGAAGTATTTAAAAGAAGGCGGGCAGCTTGCGGAAGCGAAGCAACAAACTTTAAACGCATAA
- a CDS encoding TetR/AcrR family transcriptional regulator yields MKARIMKAFLEEVHEKSMKFTMDDLAKRLGISKRTLYEHFSSKTEILDALINSTLQEFDEKTSIIMKDEELHLVDKIKKVITVIPKYNDFYNWQILDQMRKTHPAQWERVHAALHEWDELRELIEQGIHEGIIADQNVELLMKLIIDATNSTLDRKFFYENRMTVTEALDSIVDILLFGFIKKSDD; encoded by the coding sequence ATGAAGGCACGTATTATGAAAGCTTTCCTCGAAGAAGTTCATGAGAAAAGTATGAAGTTCACCATGGATGATCTAGCCAAAAGACTAGGTATCAGTAAACGGACATTATACGAACATTTTTCTTCCAAAACAGAAATTTTAGATGCGTTGATTAACTCAACATTACAAGAGTTCGACGAAAAAACCAGTATAATTATGAAGGACGAGGAACTACATCTCGTAGATAAGATTAAGAAAGTCATTACGGTCATACCGAAGTACAATGACTTTTATAACTGGCAAATACTTGATCAAATGAGAAAAACACATCCCGCACAATGGGAACGAGTACACGCTGCACTTCATGAATGGGATGAACTCCGTGAATTAATTGAACAAGGAATTCATGAAGGGATCATTGCAGATCAAAACGTAGAGTTGCTTATGAAGTTGATTATAGATGCAACGAACTCTACACTTGATCGAAAGTTTTTCTATGAAAATCGCATGACGGTTACCGAAGCATTGGATTCCATAGTAGATATCCTATTGTTCGGATTTATTAAGAAAAGTGATGACTAA
- a CDS encoding GNAT family N-acetyltransferase: MSLHACEVTNENWQDVAYLSVHENQKNFIESNSFSLAQSQFEPEWKSIGLYDGEQLVGYAMHGREADGNVWLDRFMIDQHHQGKGYASRFLKLLLTRMEEKYQCDKIFLSIYPSNKAAQHVYEKFGFRLNGKIDDVGEFPCLIMELDLQRSPVQ, from the coding sequence ATGAGCCTCCACGCATGTGAGGTAACGAATGAAAATTGGCAGGATGTTGCCTATTTATCCGTACACGAAAACCAAAAGAACTTTATTGAAAGCAATTCATTTTCACTAGCACAATCTCAATTTGAACCAGAATGGAAGTCCATTGGATTATATGATGGAGAACAATTAGTCGGTTATGCGATGCACGGTCGTGAAGCGGATGGCAACGTATGGCTTGATCGTTTTATGATAGATCAGCATCACCAAGGTAAAGGTTATGCTAGCAGATTTCTTAAACTTCTCCTTACGAGAATGGAAGAAAAGTATCAATGCGACAAGATTTTTTTAAGTATTTATCCAAGTAATAAAGCCGCACAGCATGTATATGAAAAGTTCGGTTTTAGGTTAAATGGTAAAATTGATGATGTGGGTGAATTCCCTTGTCTTATTATGGAACTTGATCTACAAAGGAGCCCTGTGCAATGA
- a CDS encoding MATE family efflux transporter — translation MSSSSPKFNQLDTEPVGRIFLRYLIPSTVGMLLMAINIVADGIMVGNRLGAEALAGVGISAPVYTIFFAISLWIGIGAATKYSMAMGAKDVQKARSIFTHAILSIFLFTTIIGLTAFIFRDPLAYALGANTTTFPYVSQYLFVILLFGFIFTVENTFSIFVRNDGAPNLSMAGLIVTSVVNIIMNYVFLFILDYGVAGAASATIIASFLGMLVLVAHFFKKNNNLKLIRLRFNRKLFLAILFIGFPSFLSELGISFFTITHNIAFERMAGTEGVAAFSILNYVHSVMLMLFLGMGGAIQPLISYYQGSGNRARMKETVKKATLTAVIAGAVFFLVGQFAADPIVSIFGDFPQAVRDLATTGINLFFFAYLFTGTNFVMMTYYQSVGNVRMATWITASREIIVMLIFLMILPRIFGLNGIWLSIPASELVVFISVYLYQRNATRHSFIH, via the coding sequence ATGAGTTCTTCTTCACCCAAATTCAATCAATTGGATACTGAGCCTGTAGGACGTATCTTTTTACGTTATTTAATACCGTCAACTGTCGGTATGTTACTAATGGCCATCAATATTGTGGCAGATGGCATTATGGTCGGTAATCGATTGGGTGCAGAAGCATTAGCGGGAGTCGGAATTTCGGCTCCCGTTTATACTATCTTTTTTGCTATTTCTTTGTGGATTGGTATAGGCGCCGCTACGAAATACTCTATGGCGATGGGTGCCAAAGATGTGCAAAAAGCTCGTTCGATTTTCACACATGCGATCCTCTCTATTTTCTTATTCACCACTATAATAGGCTTGACCGCCTTTATTTTTAGAGATCCGCTAGCGTATGCGTTAGGAGCGAATACGACCACTTTCCCTTATGTATCGCAATACTTATTTGTGATTTTACTGTTTGGTTTTATCTTTACTGTAGAAAACACATTTAGTATTTTCGTGCGCAATGATGGAGCGCCGAACCTTTCAATGGCCGGGTTAATTGTAACGTCCGTCGTGAACATCATCATGAATTATGTGTTTTTATTCATTCTAGATTATGGCGTCGCCGGTGCTGCAAGTGCTACAATTATCGCTTCCTTTTTGGGCATGTTAGTACTGGTCGCCCACTTTTTTAAGAAAAACAATAACTTAAAACTAATTCGCTTACGATTCAATAGAAAGCTATTCCTAGCTATTCTATTCATTGGTTTTCCGAGCTTCCTTTCCGAGTTGGGAATCTCTTTTTTTACTATTACGCACAATATTGCATTCGAACGGATGGCTGGTACGGAAGGCGTTGCGGCGTTCTCTATTTTGAACTATGTGCACAGTGTTATGCTGATGCTATTCCTAGGAATGGGCGGCGCGATTCAGCCGCTGATCAGTTATTATCAAGGCTCTGGTAATCGAGCACGGATGAAGGAAACTGTAAAAAAGGCCACTCTTACTGCCGTGATCGCGGGCGCTGTGTTTTTCCTTGTCGGCCAATTCGCAGCAGATCCTATCGTTTCGATTTTCGGTGACTTCCCGCAAGCCGTTAGAGATTTGGCTACTACTGGAATTAACCTGTTCTTCTTCGCTTATTTGTTCACAGGTACGAACTTTGTCATGATGACCTATTATCAGTCTGTCGGCAATGTACGGATGGCTACTTGGATCACCGCGTCACGTGAAATCATCGTCATGTTAATTTTCCTAATGATTTTACCACGCATTTTCGGATTAAATGGTATTTGGTTGTCCATTCCTGCTTCTGAGCTTGTCGTATTTATTAGTGTGTATTTATATCAAAGGAACGCTACTCGACATTCGTTCATCCACTAA